A genomic region of Rhea pennata isolate bPtePen1 chromosome 14, bPtePen1.pri, whole genome shotgun sequence contains the following coding sequences:
- the HNRNPH1 gene encoding heterogeneous nuclear ribonucleoprotein H isoform X3: MDPCHTEETEGEIPGLGFSDRSEQIVSRGVASAFEAAATETETEPSLTTSMMLNTESGEGYVVKVRGLPWSCSAEEVQRFFSECKILNGASGIRFIYTREGRPSGEAFVELESEDDVKLALKKDRETMGHRYVEVFKSNNVEMDWVLKHTGPNSPDTANDGFVRLRGLPFGCSKEEIVQFFSGLEIVPNGITLPVDFQGRSTGEAFVQFASQEIAEKALKKHKERIGHRYIEIFKSSRAEVRTHYDPPRKLMAMQRPSPYDRPGVARGYNSLGRGSGFERMRRGAYGGGYGGYDDYNGYNDGYGFGSDRFGRGMSDHRYGDGGSTFQSTTGHCVHMRGLPYRATENDIYNFFSPLNPVRVHIEIGPDGRVTGEADVEFATHEDAVAAMSKDKANMQHRYVELFLNSTAGGSGGAYGSQMMGAMVKESEGVVQDWNTSTLPGSQSSYGGPANQQLSGGYGGGYGGQSSMSGYDPGNQGAMNSSYYSSGNRASMGVNGMGGMSNMSNMSGGWGM, translated from the exons CGGCCACGGAAACAGAGACGGAGCCGAGCCTCACCACCAGCATGATGCTGAACACAGAGAGCGGCGAGGGATATGTGGTGAAAGTGAGGGGGCTGCCCtggtcctgctctgcagaggaggtgCAGAGGTTTTTCTCTG aaTGCAAAATTCTAAATGGGGCTTCGGGTATCCGTTTCATCTACACAAGGGAGGGCAGACCAAGTGGAGAAGCTTTTGTTGAACTTGAATCAGAGGACGATGTGAAATTGGCActgaaaaaagacagagaaacaaTGGGACACAGATATGTTGAAG TTTTCAAGTCAAACAACGTTGAAATGGATTGGGTTCTGAAGCATACTGGTCCCAACAGCCCTGATACGGCTAATGATGGTTTTGTACGTCTTAGAGGACTCCCATTTGGCTGTAGTAAAGAAGAAATTGTACAGTTTTTTTCAG GGTTGGAAATCGTGCCAAATGGGATAACATTGCCGGTGGACTTCCAGGGGAGGAGTACGGGGGAGGCCTTCGTGCAGTTTGCTTCACAGGAAATAGCTGAAAAGGCTCTAAAGAAACACAAGGAAAGAATAGGGCACAG GTACATTGAGATCTTCAAGAGTAGTCGAGCAGAAGTGCGCACTCACTATGATCCTCCACGCAAGCTAATGGCAATGCAGAGACCAAGTCCTTATGACAGGCCTGGTGTTGCACGGGGATATAACAGTCTTGGTAGAGGAAGTGGCTTTGAAAGAATGAGACGTGGAGCTTATGGGGGAG GTTATGGAGGTTATGATGACTACAATGGGTATAATGATGGCTATGGTTTTGGTTCTGATAGATTTGGAAGAG GAATGTCGGACCACAGATACGGCGACGGGGGATCCACCTTCCAGAGCACGACTGGCCACTGTGTCCACATGAGAGGTCTGCCTTACAGAGCTACGGAGAATGACATCTATAAC TTCTTCTCACCTCTGAACCCTGTAAGAGTACACATTGAAATTGGACCAGATGGTAGAGTGACCGGAGAGGCAGACGTTGAATTTGCTACTCATGAGGATGCAGTGGCCGCTATGTCCAAAGACAAAGCAAATATGC aacACAGATATGTAGAACTCTTCTTGAATTCTACAGCAGGAGGAAGTGGTGGTGCCTATGGCAGTCAAATGATGGGAGCAATGG TCAAGGAATCGGAAGGGGTAGTTCAAGATTGGAACACTAGCACATTGCCAG GAAGCCAATCCAGCTATGGTGGTCCAGCTAACCAGCAGTTGAGTGGGGGTTATGGAGGAGGATATGGTGGTCAAAGCAGCATGAGTGGATA TGACCCAGGTAATCAGGGTGCCATGAACAGCAGTTACTACAGCAGCGGGAACCGTGCGTCCATGGGAGTGAACGGCATGGGTGGAATGTCGAACATGTCCAACATGAGTGGCGGCTGGGGAATGTAA